The following coding sequences are from one Oryzias melastigma strain HK-1 linkage group LG20, ASM292280v2, whole genome shotgun sequence window:
- the cpa6 gene encoding carboxypeptidase A6 translates to MDVVSCSSLMFWSRRILGYRSAFRVSAFLASVVICSSLLCPAGAFLYNNRYAGDRVLRITPSNEQEVRALKGILGLMKVDFWQPNSASLIHQNQSVDVHVKHHDIRGIHERLTDQKISYQVLISNLQKEIEKQTGHRSSRKRRAESQYDYEVYHSLEEIQNWMFEINRTQPDLVGMFSVGKSYEGRPLYVLQLGKRNQKKAVWIDCGVHAREWIGPAFCQWFVKEAISSYQYDSVMTRLLNQLSFYIMPVFNVDGYQYSWNTDRFWRKTRSKIRKFHCRGVDANRNWKVKWCDEGASSHPCDDTYCGPFPESEPEVKAVAKFLRKNKKRIKAYISIHAYAQMLLYPYSYKYAMIPNFNCVESAASSAVKALYSAYGVRYRYGPASTTLYVSSGSSIDWAYKNGIPYAFAFELRDTGYFGFLLPESLIKPTCTETTRAVKAIASGLLKKCNPDKDRFPYI, encoded by the exons ATGGACGTTgtctcctgctcctctctgatGTTCTGGTCAAGGAGGATTTTGGGTTATAGGAGCGCATTCCGAGTCTCCGCTTTTCTGGCTTCTGTGGTGATCTGCAGCTCCCTCCTATGTCCCGCCGGTGCGTTTCTCTACAACAACCGCTACGCAGG CGATCGAGTCCTCAGGATTACTCCGAGTAATGAGCAGGAGGTCCGAGCCCTGAAGGGAATTCTGGGACTGATGAAG GTGGACTTTTGGCAACCCAACAGTGCTTCTTTAATTCACCAGAACCAATCTGTGGATGTTCATGTGAAACACCACGACATACGAGGAATACACGAGCGCTTAACCGACCAGAAAATCTCATATCA GGTTTTGATCTCCAATCTGCAGAAAGAAATTGAAAAGCAGACGGGGCATCGCTCCTCTCGCAAGCGGAGGGCAGAGTCCCAGTACGACTACGAGGTTTATCACTCTCTGGAGGAG ATCCAGAACTGGATGTTTGAGATAAACAGAACACAACCTGACCTAGTTGGCATGTTCTCGGTTGGAAAGTCGTACGAAGGGAGGCCTCTTTATGTGCTTCAG CTAGGAAAGAGAAATCAGAAGAAGGCGGTGTGGATCGACTGTGGGGTCCATGCCAGAGAGTGGATAGGGCCAGCCTTCTGCCAGTGGTTTGTCAAAGAG GCCATCAGCTCATACCAGTATGACTCTGTAATGACTCGGCTCCTCAACCAGCTTAGCTTCTACATCATGCCTGTCTTCAATGTGGATGGATATCAATACAGCTGGAACACG GATCGATTTTGGAGGAAGACACGGTCGAAAATTCGCAAGTTCCACTGCAGAGGGGTGGATGCTAACAGAAACTGGAAGGTGAAATGGTGCG ATGAAGGTGCCTCCTCTCATCCGTGTGACGACACGTACTGCGGCCCTTTCCCCGAGTCTGAACCTGAAGTCAAAGCTGTCGCCAAGTTCCTGCGCAAAAACAAGAAGCGCATTAAAGCGTACATATCCATCCACGCTTATGCCCAAATGCTTCTTTACCCGTACTCCTACAAGTACGCTATGATCCCTAACTTCAACTGTGTG GAGTCAGCAGCTAGCAGTGCAGTCAAAGCCTTATATTCTGCCTACGGAGTCCGGTACAGATATGGACCCGCCTCCACAACTCTTT atgtgAGCTCTGGCAGCTCTATCGACTGGGCTTACAAGAATGGGATCCCCTATGCTTTTGCCTTTGAGCTGAGGGACACGGGGTATTTCGGTTTCCTCCTGCCCGAGTCACTTATCAAGCCCACGTGCACGGAGACCACCAGAGCAGTGAAAGCCATCGCATCAGGACTGCTAAAGAAGTGCAACCCAGACAAGGACAGATTTCCATATATATGA